The nucleotide sequence CTGTTGGGCACCGAGGCCGAGCTCATCGAACGATTCGAGGCCTCGCGTCCGTCGTTGCGCGAAGCCCTGAGGACGCTCGAGGCCGAAGGCCTGATCTCGGTCGTTCGCGGCGCGTTGGGCGGGGTTATCGTCCACCGTCCCGACCAGCGCATGACCGCGCGCGCGGCGGCCCTGGTGTTGCAATCGCGCAGCGTGGCGCTGGCCGACGTGTTCGAAGCCAGCGCGGTGATCGAGCCGGCGGCGGCCAGGATGATCGCCACATCACGTCAGCGCCAGCGCGCCGTGGCGCAGTTACGCAACGTGATCGTCGAACAAAAGCGATCGGTGCACGACCCGCTGGCGTGCACCAACGCCATGGTCAAA is from Mycobacterium conspicuum and encodes:
- a CDS encoding FadR/GntR family transcriptional regulator, which codes for MAKPKQIADELRGLIITGDLDEGDLLGTEAELIERFEASRPSLREALRTLEAEGLISVVRGALGGVIVHRPDQRMTARAAALVLQSRSVALADVFEASAVIEPAAARMIATSRQRQRAVAQLRNVIVEQKRSVHDPLACTNAMVKFHSDIVHLAGNQTLIIISEMLNEVIARAVADVQKRTGQEPQTAWRRNIRANELLTDLIEAGDGDGAQAHWNAHMGRLRRALLGERAGALIDLNHHR